The following are encoded in a window of Stegostoma tigrinum isolate sSteTig4 chromosome 40, sSteTig4.hap1, whole genome shotgun sequence genomic DNA:
- the entpd4 gene encoding ectonucleoside triphosphate diphosphohydrolase 4 isoform X5 codes for MGRSYISCLFPASWHFSFSPSTCPRPFNTTFRQLTALALIIVLTTLLYVLLVLDKTGWGRLYQDKGDRHLTKLLDMEATDIENPYLNYGIVIDCGSSGSRLFVYCWPRHNGNPHDLLDIKQMRGRNRQPIVMKIKPGISELAATPEKSSDYLAPLLNFAADHIPHSKHQETPLYILCTAGMRILPENQQNAILEDLRTDIPLNFDFLFADSHAEVISGKQEGVYAWIGINFVLGRFDHISDGEDSVVEVKVPGTEAQAAVVRKRTTGVLDMGGVSTQIAYEVPKTVSFASSQQEEVAKNLLAEFNLGCDAHHTEHVYRVYVTTFLGFGGNAARKRYEEHIIHKITLTNRLLGQKTGLTEEVPYLDPCLPADIKDEIHQGGRTLYLRGLGDFDWCRQIIQPFLNKTNETSTSLSGVYQPPVDYPNSEFYGFSEFYYCTEDVLRMGGDYDVAKFTKAAKDYCATKWTVLKERFEQGLYSRHADLHRLKYQCFKSAWMYEVLHSGFSFPVNYTNLKTAQLVYDKEVQWTLGAILYRTRYLPLRDIPLDNFKGNHVHWRGFSFVNNHYLFFGCFLVVLLSILLYLLRLRRIHRRMQHHGWKGEAGLPQVSGIA; via the exons ATGGGCAG GTCCTACATCTCTTGTTTATTCCCAGCTTCATGGCATTTCAGCTTCTCTCCTTCCACCTGCCCACGTCCATTCAACACCACTTTCCGTCAGTTGACAGCTCTTGCATTGATCATTGTTCTCACAACTTTACTGTATGTTCTGCTCGTTTTGGATAAGACTGGATGGGGACGATTGTACCAGGACAAAGGAGATAG GCACCTGACCAAATTGTTGGACATGGAAGCTACTGACATTGAGAACCCTTACTTAAACTACGGCATCGTGATAGACTGTGGAAGTAGTGGCTCGAGGCTCTTTGTGTACTGCTGGCCAAGACACAATGGGAATCCACACGATCTGCTCGACATCAAACAGATGAGGGGCAGGAACAGACAGCCTATTGTGATGAAGATCAAACCAG GAATTTCAGAGCTGGCAGCCACACCGGAGAAATCCAGTGATTACCTGGCACCTCTTCTGAATTTTGCTGCAGATCACATTCCTCACTCGAAACACCAAGAGACTCCACTATACATCCTGTGCACGGCTGGGATGAGGATTTTGCCTGAAAA CCAGCAAAATGCCATTCTTGAAGATCTCCGTACAGATATTCCACTGAACTTCGATTTTCTCTTCGCTGACTCTCACGCAGAAGTCATTTCAGGCAAGCAAGAAG GAGTTTATGCTTGGATTGGAATTAACTTTGTCCTGGGACGATTTGACCACATCAGTGACG GCGAGGATTCGGTTGTGGAAGTCAAGGTTCCTGGCACAGAGGCCCAGGCAGCTGTTGTCCGGAAGAGGACAACTGGTGTCCTGGACATGGGAGGGGTTTCTACTCAGATAGCCTATGAAGTCCCCAAAACTGTAAGCTTTGCCTCTTCACAACAG GAAGAGGTGGCCAAGAACCTGCTGGCAGAGTTCAATCTGGGCTGTGATGCCCATCACACGGAGCACGTCTATCGTGTCTATGTCACCACCTTCCTGGGTTTCGGTGGGAATGCTGCTAGAAAGCGCTATGAGGAACATATCATCCACAAGATCACGCTGACCAACAG GTTACTGGGACAGAAGACTGGCCTAACAGAGGAAGTCCCGTACCTGGACCCCTGTTTGCCAGCTGACATCAAGGATGAAATTCATCAAGGTGGACGCACTCTGTATTTACGAGGACTGGGAGATTTTGATTGGTGTCGGCAAATCATtcaacccttcttaaacaaaaccAATGAGACTTCGACATCGCTCAGTGGGGTCTACCAGCCTCCGGTCGACTACCCAAACAGTGAATTTTACGGGTTTTCTGAATTCTATTACTGCACAGAAGATGTCTTGCGCATGGGTGGCGACTATGATGTTGCTAAATTCACTAAGGCTGCTAAG GATTATTGTGCAACCAAGTGGACAGTCCTGAAGGAACGTTTTGAGCAAGGTTTATACTCCAGGCATGCGGACCTCCACAGACTCAA GTATCAGTGTTttaagtcagcatggatgtatGAGGTTCTGCACAGTGGGTTTTCCTTCCCTGTCAACTACACTAACTTGAAAACAGCCCAGCTGGTTTATGACAAGGAGGTACAGTGGACGCTGGGGGCGATTCTCTACAGGACACGGTACTTACCCCTGAG GGACATTCCACTGGACAACTTCAAAGGGAACCACGTGCACTGGAGGGGCTTCTCCTTCGTCAACAACCATTACTTATTTTTTGGCTGTTTCCTGGTTGTCCTCCTGTCCATCCTTCTCTACCTGCTGCGACTGAGGCGGATCCACCGGAGGATGCAGCACCACGGGTGGAAGGGGGAAGCTGGCCTCCCTCAGGTGTCAGGCATTGCCTAA
- the entpd4 gene encoding ectonucleoside triphosphate diphosphohydrolase 4 isoform X6, with protein MGRSYISCLFPASWHFSFSPSTCPRPFNTTFRQLTALALIIVLTTLLYVLLVLDKTGWGRLYQDKGDRHLTKLLDMEATDIENPYLNYGIVIDCGSSGSRLFVYCWPRHNGNPHDLLDIKQMRGRNRQPIVMKIKPGISELAATPEKSSDYLAPLLNFAADHIPHSKHQETPLYILCTAGMRILPENQQNAILEDLRTDIPLNFDFLFADSHAEVISGKQEGVYAWIGINFVLGRFDHISDGEDSVVEVKVPGTEAQAAVVRKRTTGVLDMGGVSTQIAYEVPKTEEVAKNLLAEFNLGCDAHHTEHVYRVYVTTFLGFGGNAARKRYEEHIIHKITLTNRLLGQKTGLTEEVPYLDPCLPADIKDEIHQGGRTLYLRGLGDFDWCRQIIQPFLNKTNETSTSLSGVYQPPVDYPNSEFYGFSEFYYCTEDVLRMGGDYDVAKFTKAAKDYCATKWTVLKERFEQGLYSRHADLHRLKYQCFKSAWMYEVLHSGFSFPVNYTNLKTAQLVYDKEVQWTLGAILYRTRYLPLRDIPLDNFKGNHVHWRGFSFVNNHYLFFGCFLVVLLSILLYLLRLRRIHRRMQHHGWKGEAGLPQVSGIA; from the exons ATGGGCAG GTCCTACATCTCTTGTTTATTCCCAGCTTCATGGCATTTCAGCTTCTCTCCTTCCACCTGCCCACGTCCATTCAACACCACTTTCCGTCAGTTGACAGCTCTTGCATTGATCATTGTTCTCACAACTTTACTGTATGTTCTGCTCGTTTTGGATAAGACTGGATGGGGACGATTGTACCAGGACAAAGGAGATAG GCACCTGACCAAATTGTTGGACATGGAAGCTACTGACATTGAGAACCCTTACTTAAACTACGGCATCGTGATAGACTGTGGAAGTAGTGGCTCGAGGCTCTTTGTGTACTGCTGGCCAAGACACAATGGGAATCCACACGATCTGCTCGACATCAAACAGATGAGGGGCAGGAACAGACAGCCTATTGTGATGAAGATCAAACCAG GAATTTCAGAGCTGGCAGCCACACCGGAGAAATCCAGTGATTACCTGGCACCTCTTCTGAATTTTGCTGCAGATCACATTCCTCACTCGAAACACCAAGAGACTCCACTATACATCCTGTGCACGGCTGGGATGAGGATTTTGCCTGAAAA CCAGCAAAATGCCATTCTTGAAGATCTCCGTACAGATATTCCACTGAACTTCGATTTTCTCTTCGCTGACTCTCACGCAGAAGTCATTTCAGGCAAGCAAGAAG GAGTTTATGCTTGGATTGGAATTAACTTTGTCCTGGGACGATTTGACCACATCAGTGACG GCGAGGATTCGGTTGTGGAAGTCAAGGTTCCTGGCACAGAGGCCCAGGCAGCTGTTGTCCGGAAGAGGACAACTGGTGTCCTGGACATGGGAGGGGTTTCTACTCAGATAGCCTATGAAGTCCCCAAAACT GAAGAGGTGGCCAAGAACCTGCTGGCAGAGTTCAATCTGGGCTGTGATGCCCATCACACGGAGCACGTCTATCGTGTCTATGTCACCACCTTCCTGGGTTTCGGTGGGAATGCTGCTAGAAAGCGCTATGAGGAACATATCATCCACAAGATCACGCTGACCAACAG GTTACTGGGACAGAAGACTGGCCTAACAGAGGAAGTCCCGTACCTGGACCCCTGTTTGCCAGCTGACATCAAGGATGAAATTCATCAAGGTGGACGCACTCTGTATTTACGAGGACTGGGAGATTTTGATTGGTGTCGGCAAATCATtcaacccttcttaaacaaaaccAATGAGACTTCGACATCGCTCAGTGGGGTCTACCAGCCTCCGGTCGACTACCCAAACAGTGAATTTTACGGGTTTTCTGAATTCTATTACTGCACAGAAGATGTCTTGCGCATGGGTGGCGACTATGATGTTGCTAAATTCACTAAGGCTGCTAAG GATTATTGTGCAACCAAGTGGACAGTCCTGAAGGAACGTTTTGAGCAAGGTTTATACTCCAGGCATGCGGACCTCCACAGACTCAA GTATCAGTGTTttaagtcagcatggatgtatGAGGTTCTGCACAGTGGGTTTTCCTTCCCTGTCAACTACACTAACTTGAAAACAGCCCAGCTGGTTTATGACAAGGAGGTACAGTGGACGCTGGGGGCGATTCTCTACAGGACACGGTACTTACCCCTGAG GGACATTCCACTGGACAACTTCAAAGGGAACCACGTGCACTGGAGGGGCTTCTCCTTCGTCAACAACCATTACTTATTTTTTGGCTGTTTCCTGGTTGTCCTCCTGTCCATCCTTCTCTACCTGCTGCGACTGAGGCGGATCCACCGGAGGATGCAGCACCACGGGTGGAAGGGGGAAGCTGGCCTCCCTCAGGTGTCAGGCATTGCCTAA